A window of the Dermacentor variabilis isolate Ectoservices unplaced genomic scaffold, ASM5094787v1 scaffold_12, whole genome shotgun sequence genome harbors these coding sequences:
- the LOC142566317 gene encoding profilin-like encodes MSWQAYVDNQICAQVQCTVAAIAGLADGAIWAKYERDANVKITQEELKNIADTMRTKPSNFNENGIYVAGIKYVCLSAENTLVRGRKGSSAMIAVATKTCLLVAATVDGFPPGQLNTVVEKLGDYLRSNGY; translated from the coding sequence ATGTCGTGGCAGGCCTACGTTGACAACCAGATCTGCGCCCAGGTTCAGTGCACGGTAGCCGCTATCGCTGGTCTGGCGGACGGCGCCATTTGGGCCAAGTACGAGAGGGACGCGAACGTGAAGATTACACAGGAGGAGCTGAAGAACATCGCTGATACGATGCGGACCAAGCCTAGCAATTTCAACGAGAACGGCATCTACGTGGCCGGTATCAAGTACGTCTGCCTGTCTGCTGAGAACACTCTGGTGCGGGGCCGCAAGGGCAGCTCTGCCATGATCGCCGTGGCAACCAAGACTTGCCTGCTGGTCGCCGCCACCGTGGACGGCTTCCCCCCCGGCCAGCTCAACACGGTCGTTGAGAAGCTGGGCGACTACCTCAGGTCCAACGGCTACTAG